The Solanum stenotomum isolate F172 unplaced genomic scaffold, ASM1918654v1 scaffold29031, whole genome shotgun sequence genome contains the following window.
ATGTGTTATTTTGGCAGGTGTCATTTTCTGCTCTTCGCAAGGACGTTGTCAATGTTCTGGATTTCATGGAGAGATTAAAGAATGAACAAGATCAAAAGGCTGTTGATGTGGATCTAATTGAAAGCCTGAAATTGAAGCTGACATTTATTTGTACATATGTCCAGCTTTCTTATTCCGATTTGGAGCAGTTTGAAGATATAATGACTAGAAAAAGACAAGAGGTTGAGAATCTGCTTCAACCAATTTTGGATGATGATGGAAAAGACGTCGGGTGTAAATATGTCGTTACTAGCCTCGCCAGTAATATGGATGACTGTATCAGCTTGTATCATCGTTCTAAATCAGATGCCACCATGATGGATGAGCAATTGGACTTCCTCCTCTTGAATCTCTATCATCTATCCAAGCATCGTGCTGAAAAGATGTTTCCTGGAGTGACTCAATATGAGGTTCTTCAGAATATATGTGGCAACATAAGAG
Protein-coding sequences here:
- the LOC125851723 gene encoding uncharacterized protein LOC125851723 codes for the protein LENLERKSRIMEKRKDNEEANNSLVSFSALRKDVVNVLDFMERLKNEQDQKAVDVDLIESLKLKLTFICTYVQLSYSDLEQFEDIMTRKRQEVENLLQPILDDDGKDVGCKYVVTSLASNMDDCISLYHRSKSDATMMDEQLDFLLLNLYHLSKHRAEKMFPGVTQYEVLQNICGNIRDFHGLIVNGCIKHEMVENVLPQLQLMAER